The Candidatus Latescibacter sp. genome includes the window TGGCTCCTGTGATTACCCGTACCATGCTTATCGGGCAGGCGGTTACGGAAGCGTTGGGCATTTATGCGTTTGTGATTGCTCTCCTGCTAATTTTAGTGGCCAAATGAGGTTGGAGAATTCGAATGATTAGTATTAATGCAACCATAATCCTCACGATGGTGAATTTTATACTTCTCGTTATTCTATTAAGGGCTATACTTTTCAAGCCGTTGTTAAAATACCTTGACGAACGGTCAAAAACCATCGCCGAATCCCTGAGGCTGGCTGAGGAAAACCGGATTCGTTCCGAAGAAATTCACATCGAGCATGATAATATTGTCCGGGAAGCCCGCACCAAAGCCGCCGAAATCGTAGAGAAGGCAGTTGGTGCTGCATCTGACGAAAGCCATGACATCATCAAGGCAGCCCGGGTACAGGCACTGGCAACAGTGGATGCCGCTAAGGACGAAATTCTCACTGAGGCCGAGCACATCAAACAGGATCTCCGTAAGGAGATGGCCGAGCTGAGTATTTCCCTGGCGGAAAAAATCCTCACCCGTGAAATCAAGGAAAGTGACCACCGTGACCTGATTAACAGGAGTTTCGGTGCTTTGGGATAGATGCCGATGCCATGCTTTTGTCGAGATAGATCATGATTGATGAAATGAAAATAGCAAAGAGATATGCCCGCGTTTTTCTCAACAAAAAAATGGGCAGTGACAGCATCCTTACCCTTGCGGCAGAAATGCAGTTTATCGCAGACGCAATTGAGTCCGATAGCGAGATCAAGGAATTTTTTAAAAGTCCGGTTGTGCCGCGCAAGGTGAAACTCGATATAGCCGGGAATCTTGTAAAACAGGGTGGATTTTCTCGTTACACCCTTGAATTGCTTTTACTGCTCATTAATAGAAATCGCGCGGATATCATCACTTATGTCTCAAGAGAATTACACTTCATTACAGATGAACTTCTCAATCGTATCAGAGTTAGGATGACCACGGCTGCAGAACCATCGGTCACTGAAATTGAAGGACTTTCAAAAAAGGTTGGCCATTTTTTCGGGAAGAATGTGTTTGTGGAGCGATATATGGACCCCTCGATTATCGGCGGTTTTATACTGGAGGGAGAGGGAAAGCTGATCGACCTGAGTGTCAAGGGGCAGATTAGAAAAGCGTTATCTCAAAAATAAGGATTTTTGAGCACTATTTCCATTTTGAATCTCGTTTGTCAGTTGAAATAGAAGGCTTGTGAAAAAGTCTAAATGCTTGTTATTTTCTTTCCCGCCGAAACTCACCCCCTAACCCCCTCTCTATCTTATAGAGGGGGAACTAGAAGGCTCGCAACGAGTTATCTCCTCTCTAGTATAGAGAGGAGACCAAGAGGTGAGTTTAGAAGAAGCGGGAATTTCACTCAATAAGGTGTTCTTCACAAGGCTTTTGGAGGAGGCTCCGGTTTAGAGAATGAATATAAGACCTGAAGAAATAAGCTCGGTTTTGAAGCAGGAAATAAGCGATTTCAAAATCGAGCTTGATATAGAGGAAGTTGGAACCGTCATTCACATCGGCGACGGTGTCGCCAGGGTATATGGGCTCAATGAGTGCATGTATTCCGAGCTTATAGAATTCCCGAACGGGGTTTTAGGGATGGCGATGAACCTTGAGGAAGGCAATGTCGGGTGTATCCTTTTCGGTTCCGACCG containing:
- the atpF gene encoding F0F1 ATP synthase subunit B, coding for MISINATIILTMVNFILLVILLRAILFKPLLKYLDERSKTIAESLRLAEENRIRSEEIHIEHDNIVREARTKAAEIVEKAVGAASDESHDIIKAARVQALATVDAAKDEILTEAEHIKQDLRKEMAELSISLAEKILTREIKESDHRDLINRSFGALG
- the atpH gene encoding ATP synthase F1 subunit delta encodes the protein MIDEMKIAKRYARVFLNKKMGSDSILTLAAEMQFIADAIESDSEIKEFFKSPVVPRKVKLDIAGNLVKQGGFSRYTLELLLLLINRNRADIITYVSRELHFITDELLNRIRVRMTTAAEPSVTEIEGLSKKVGHFFGKNVFVERYMDPSIIGGFILEGEGKLIDLSVKGQIRKALSQK